In one Bradyrhizobium sp. 4 genomic region, the following are encoded:
- the urtB gene encoding urea ABC transporter permease subunit UrtB: MPANLSARLCSLLLSLFLIAFALPALAGPFEDAVAKFANDDYSDTEEAIGVVASSGNTLAFPIISALQDGRLMADPDSKKVYVTGADGKSIDAATGQAVASVPDSASAVRLNNRLRRSVDAAIGSLTLQSPDIGARLQAAQSVFKSHEETSLEAVDGALAKETNRSVKAALGDARAAILLFKPDATEVEKLEAVATIKARGDQEAMALLTGMGDQPASVTKAAASAIGSIQSSLAVWSMVQNAWYGLSLGSVLLLAAIGLAITFGVMGVINMAHGEMVMIGAYTTFVVQEVIRTRYPGLFDYSLLIAVPLAFLVAGALGVVIERSIIRFLYGRPLETLLATWGLSLVLQQAVRTMFGPTNREVGNPSWMSGAFELGQITITYNRLWILVFTLAVFVILLAMLRYTALGLEMRAVTQNRRMAASMGIATSRVDALTFGLGSGIAGIAGVALSQIDNVSPNLGQSYIIDSFMVVVFGGVGNLWGTLVGAFTLGIANKFLEPVAGAVLGKIAILVLIILFIQKRPRGLFALKGRAVEV; the protein is encoded by the coding sequence GTGCCAGCCAATTTGTCCGCCCGCCTCTGTTCGCTCCTGCTCTCGTTGTTCCTGATCGCGTTCGCACTGCCGGCCTTGGCTGGTCCGTTCGAAGATGCGGTCGCCAAATTCGCCAACGACGATTATTCCGACACGGAAGAGGCGATCGGCGTGGTCGCGAGCAGCGGCAATACGCTGGCCTTTCCGATCATCAGCGCGCTCCAGGACGGCCGGCTGATGGCCGATCCGGACAGCAAGAAGGTTTACGTTACCGGCGCCGACGGCAAGTCGATCGATGCTGCGACCGGTCAGGCCGTGGCCAGTGTGCCCGACAGTGCAAGCGCGGTCCGCCTCAACAACCGCCTGCGCCGCAGCGTCGATGCCGCGATCGGCAGTCTGACGCTGCAGTCACCCGACATCGGAGCGCGGCTCCAGGCGGCGCAATCCGTCTTCAAGTCGCATGAGGAGACGTCGCTCGAAGCCGTCGACGGCGCGCTCGCCAAGGAAACCAACCGATCCGTCAAGGCTGCGCTGGGCGACGCCCGCGCGGCGATCCTGTTGTTCAAGCCTGATGCCACCGAGGTCGAGAAGCTCGAAGCCGTTGCCACCATCAAGGCGCGCGGCGACCAGGAGGCGATGGCGCTTCTCACCGGCATGGGCGACCAGCCGGCCTCGGTGACCAAGGCTGCCGCGAGTGCAATAGGCTCGATCCAGAGTTCGCTCGCGGTCTGGTCGATGGTGCAGAATGCCTGGTACGGCCTCTCGCTCGGTTCGGTGCTGCTGCTTGCAGCGATCGGGCTTGCCATCACGTTCGGCGTGATGGGCGTCATCAACATGGCCCATGGCGAGATGGTGATGATCGGAGCCTACACCACCTTCGTGGTGCAGGAGGTGATCCGCACCCGCTATCCCGGCCTGTTCGACTATTCGCTGCTGATCGCGGTGCCGCTCGCCTTCCTGGTGGCGGGCGCGCTCGGCGTCGTGATCGAGCGCAGCATCATCCGCTTTCTCTATGGCCGTCCGCTGGAGACGCTGCTGGCGACGTGGGGCCTGTCGCTGGTGCTGCAGCAGGCCGTGCGCACCATGTTCGGCCCGACCAACCGCGAGGTCGGCAACCCCTCATGGATGAGCGGCGCATTCGAGCTCGGCCAGATCACGATTACCTATAACCGGCTCTGGATCCTTGTCTTCACGCTCGCGGTGTTCGTCATTCTGCTCGCGATGCTGCGCTACACGGCACTCGGGCTCGAGATGCGCGCGGTCACGCAGAACCGCCGCATGGCGGCTTCGATGGGCATCGCGACCTCGCGTGTCGATGCGTTGACCTTCGGCCTCGGCTCGGGCATTGCCGGCATCGCCGGCGTGGCGCTGTCTCAGATCGACAATGTCAGCCCCAATCTCGGCCAGAGCTACATCATCGACAGCTTCATGGTCGTGGTGTTCGGCGGCGTCGGCAATCTCTGGGGCACGCTGGTCGGCGCCTTCACGCTCGGCATCGCCAACAAATTCCTGGAGCCGGTCGCCGGCGCCGTGCTCGGCAAGATCGCCATCCTCGTTCTCATCATCCTGTTCATTCAAAAACGGCCGCGCGGTCTGTTCGCGCTCAAGGGCCGTGCGGTGGAAGTATGA
- a CDS encoding sterol desaturase family protein translates to MSSLPMEIALMLGETIAKVIPTTFALAVVFTVLEHVWACNPGVPWWRKREIVTDICYWFVVPVFARVMRISLLIVGASFVFNIHDADELIAFYDNGHGPLSLLPLWVQAVLFLVLSDFMLYWLHRLFHGGGFWKYHAIHHSSEEISWISAARFHPVNLVLGTIAVDVVLLMAGISPNAMVWLAPFTTFHSAFVHANLNWTFGPFKYVLATPVFHRWHHTSLAEGGDTNFAGTFPIWDVLFGTFRMPAGQLPQDYGKDEATMPKEIGGQLAYPFRR, encoded by the coding sequence ATGTCGAGCCTGCCCATGGAAATCGCCCTGATGCTCGGCGAGACCATCGCGAAGGTGATCCCCACGACTTTCGCGCTCGCGGTGGTCTTCACCGTGCTCGAGCACGTCTGGGCCTGCAATCCCGGCGTGCCCTGGTGGCGCAAGCGGGAGATCGTCACGGACATCTGCTACTGGTTTGTCGTTCCGGTGTTCGCACGCGTCATGCGGATCAGCCTTCTGATCGTCGGTGCGAGCTTCGTCTTCAACATCCATGATGCCGACGAACTCATCGCCTTCTACGACAATGGCCACGGCCCGCTGTCGCTATTGCCGCTCTGGGTCCAGGCCGTGCTGTTCCTGGTCCTGTCCGATTTCATGCTGTACTGGCTGCACCGGCTGTTCCACGGCGGCGGGTTCTGGAAGTACCACGCGATCCATCACTCCTCGGAGGAGATCAGCTGGATTTCCGCGGCCCGCTTCCATCCCGTCAATCTCGTGCTCGGTACGATCGCGGTCGACGTCGTGCTGCTGATGGCCGGCATTTCGCCGAACGCCATGGTCTGGCTCGCCCCGTTCACGACCTTCCATTCGGCCTTCGTGCACGCCAACCTCAACTGGACCTTCGGGCCGTTCAAATATGTGCTGGCGACGCCGGTGTTCCATCGCTGGCACCACACCTCGCTCGCAGAGGGCGGCGACACCAATTTTGCCGGCACGTTCCCGATCTGGGATGTGCTGTTCGGCACTTTCCGCATGCCCGCGGGGCAATTGCCGCAGGATTACGGCAAGGATGAAGCCACCATGCCGAAGGAGATCGGAGGGCAGCTTGCCTATCCGTTCCGCCGCTAG
- a CDS encoding TadE/TadG family type IV pilus assembly protein, with protein MPSPAPTRFTLLAMLRRFRGSRRGSAAVEFALVAPMFFALLFAIIETALMFLATQVLESASQNSARVLLTGQAQSGSVAACAVSGVSTPCSQTTFKAYVCSQIPALFDCTKLYIDVVSTNSFGALSLTSYGNSCSFNPAGVQYNAGAAGQVVVVRLFYQWPLIVTGLGFNMGCSNKRLLVATAAFKNEPF; from the coding sequence ATGCCTTCGCCTGCACCTACGAGGTTCACGCTCCTCGCCATGCTGCGCCGGTTTCGCGGCAGTCGCCGCGGCTCCGCAGCCGTCGAGTTCGCGCTGGTCGCACCGATGTTCTTCGCGCTGCTGTTCGCCATCATCGAGACGGCGCTGATGTTCTTGGCGACCCAGGTGCTCGAGAGCGCCAGCCAGAATTCCGCGCGGGTGTTGCTGACGGGGCAGGCGCAATCCGGTTCGGTGGCGGCCTGCGCGGTGTCCGGCGTGAGCACGCCCTGCTCGCAAACGACGTTCAAGGCTTACGTCTGCAGCCAGATCCCAGCGCTCTTTGATTGCACCAAGCTCTACATCGACGTTGTGAGTACAAACTCGTTCGGAGCACTAAGCCTCACCAGCTACGGCAATTCCTGCAGCTTCAACCCGGCCGGCGTGCAGTACAATGCCGGGGCCGCCGGCCAGGTCGTCGTGGTGCGCCTGTTCTATCAGTGGCCGCTCATCGTCACCGGCCTTGGCTTCAACATGGGCTGCAGCAACAAACGGCTGCTGGTCGCGACCGCGGCCTTCAAGAACGAACCTTTTTGA
- a CDS encoding Flp family type IVb pilin, with amino-acid sequence MKNLIARFAKDESGATAIEYGLIAAGIALAIITVVNNLGTTLNAKFTSISSSLK; translated from the coding sequence ATGAAGAACCTGATTGCGCGTTTCGCGAAAGATGAATCCGGCGCCACCGCCATCGAATACGGCCTGATCGCCGCCGGCATCGCGCTGGCCATCATCACCGTCGTCAACAATCTCGGCACCACGCTGAACGCCAAGTTCACCTCGATCAGCAGCTCGCTGAAGTAA
- the infA gene encoding translation initiation factor IF-1, whose protein sequence is MAKEELIQFEGLVTEILPDARYRVQLDAGHEIVAYTAGKMKKNRIKTLAGDRVTVEMSPYDLEKGRLIFRHKDERPSGMGGPPRPGQRGGQFRRR, encoded by the coding sequence ATGGCTAAGGAAGAGCTGATCCAGTTCGAAGGACTGGTCACTGAAATCCTCCCCGACGCGCGCTACCGCGTGCAGCTCGACGCCGGACACGAGATCGTCGCCTACACCGCCGGCAAGATGAAGAAGAACCGCATCAAGACTCTGGCGGGCGACCGCGTGACGGTTGAGATGTCGCCCTATGACCTCGAAAAGGGCCGGCTGATTTTCCGCCACAAGGACGAACGTCCGAGCGGGATGGGCGGCCCTCCGCGCCCCGGACAGCGCGGCGGCCAGTTCCGCCGCCGCTAG
- a CDS encoding TadE/TadG family type IV pilus assembly protein → MDSSKPMQPIAHIWRNTGHFVRDFVADKRALAATEFAVIVPLMLVMFFGTVEFSSAVAIDRKVTMIARTLSDLTSQSTSLDSNDLQDTFTASISMIMPYDATLVNGTVLQIYIDSSSVAKIKWSQSATIANGATQATLTAPPSALAAGTTVTSMIPSTLLIPKTYLIYSEASYLYTPSVKFVLKSGITLSDISYTRPRQVTCVPYNGVPSLPCPLN, encoded by the coding sequence ATGGATTCGAGCAAGCCGATGCAGCCGATTGCGCATATCTGGAGGAATACCGGTCACTTCGTGCGTGACTTCGTCGCCGACAAGCGCGCGCTCGCGGCGACCGAATTCGCGGTCATCGTGCCGCTGATGCTGGTGATGTTCTTCGGTACCGTCGAATTTTCATCGGCCGTGGCGATTGATCGCAAAGTCACAATGATTGCACGGACACTGTCCGATTTGACGTCGCAGTCAACGTCGCTCGACTCGAACGACTTGCAGGACACGTTCACGGCAAGCATTTCGATGATCATGCCTTACGACGCTACGCTCGTGAACGGCACGGTTCTTCAGATCTATATCGACTCGAGCAGCGTCGCCAAAATTAAATGGAGCCAGTCCGCCACCATTGCCAACGGTGCGACGCAGGCCACGCTGACGGCTCCGCCCTCGGCTCTGGCTGCTGGTACCACGGTCACCTCGATGATTCCATCGACGCTCTTGATCCCGAAGACCTACCTCATTTACAGCGAGGCGAGTTACCTCTACACGCCTTCTGTCAAATTTGTTCTGAAGTCGGGCATCACGCTGAGCGATATCTCCTACACGCGGCCGCGCCAGGTCACCTGCGTTCCTTACAACGGCGTACCGTCGCTGCCGTGCCCCCTGAACTAG
- a CDS encoding pilus assembly protein N-terminal domain-containing protein: MRKQLLRRHARVCLLVAAAVLASPAAGLAEPTADAIAVNVDQAKLVRLPGKVATIVVGNPMIADVTLQPGGMIVVTGKGYGATNFIALDRGGEILVDRQIQVEGPSDRLVTVYRGIERESYSCMPVCQRRVTLGDSDTYFNNTMSQAGSLSSTASGNAGAGAKTN, encoded by the coding sequence ATGCGTAAACAACTGCTGCGCCGTCATGCGCGCGTCTGTCTTCTGGTTGCGGCCGCGGTGCTGGCATCGCCGGCTGCTGGCCTTGCCGAGCCGACCGCAGATGCCATAGCCGTGAATGTCGACCAGGCCAAGCTGGTGCGGTTGCCTGGCAAGGTGGCGACCATCGTGGTCGGCAATCCCATGATCGCCGACGTCACGCTCCAGCCTGGTGGCATGATCGTCGTGACCGGCAAGGGCTATGGCGCCACCAATTTCATCGCGCTCGACAGAGGCGGCGAGATCCTGGTCGATCGCCAGATCCAGGTCGAAGGTCCGAGCGATCGGCTCGTCACCGTCTATCGCGGGATCGAGCGCGAGTCCTACAGCTGCATGCCGGTTTGCCAGCGTCGCGTGACGCTCGGCGACAGCGACACCTATTTCAACAACACGATGAGTCAGGCCGGTTCGTTGAGCAGCACGGCCAGCGGCAATGCTGGTGCGGGCGCCAAGACGAACTGA
- a CDS encoding DEAD/DEAH box helicase produces MRRAPAFDMERTHLLTSFQDFGLAEPIARALTEENYVTPTPIQTQTIPTALTGRDVVGIAQTGTGKTASFALPILHRLLENRIKPQPKTTRVLVLSPTRELSGQILDSFNAYGRHIRLSSTLAIGGVPMGRQVRSLMQGVEVLVATPGRLLDLVQSNGLKLGSVEFLVLDEADRMLDMGFINDIRKIVAKLPIKRQTLFFSATMPKDIAELADAMLRDPARVAVTPVSSTVERIQQRIIQVDFSAKPAFLAQLLKQEQVNRALVFTRTKHGADKVVKTLEKAGIPASAIHGNKSQNHRERTLAQFRTGEIRTLVATDIAARGIDVDGITHVINFDLPNVPETYVHRIGRTARAGAEGTAISLVAGGEELSYLRDIERLIKVALPREDRRTDAGRRDAGPPPQQQRQGRPGRPGQRPQGARSGEGRHGDGRRADERHADGRHHSAAKQGDGRPGEGRHGDARRADARPGSGPKASKAPRRDHTGGKAHSSPNGRPEQRSAHSAGASDGIQGVAFLRRESRPNGQPNRKPHSH; encoded by the coding sequence ATGCGCCGGGCGCCCGCTTTTGACATGGAAAGAACCCACCTTTTGACTTCGTTTCAGGATTTCGGCCTCGCCGAACCCATCGCTCGTGCTCTCACCGAAGAGAACTACGTCACCCCCACCCCCATCCAGACCCAGACGATTCCGACCGCGCTGACCGGCCGCGACGTCGTCGGCATCGCCCAGACCGGAACCGGCAAGACCGCGTCTTTCGCGCTGCCGATCCTGCACCGCCTGCTCGAGAATCGCATCAAGCCGCAGCCGAAGACGACCCGCGTCCTGGTGCTGTCGCCGACCCGCGAACTGTCCGGCCAAATCCTCGACAGCTTCAACGCCTATGGCCGCCACATCCGCCTGTCCTCGACCCTCGCCATCGGCGGCGTGCCGATGGGCCGTCAGGTCCGCTCGCTGATGCAGGGCGTCGAGGTGCTGGTCGCCACCCCCGGCCGTTTGCTCGACCTCGTGCAGAGCAACGGACTGAAGCTTGGAAGCGTCGAATTCCTCGTGCTCGACGAAGCCGACCGCATGCTCGACATGGGCTTCATCAACGACATCCGCAAAATCGTCGCCAAGCTGCCGATCAAGCGGCAGACGCTGTTCTTCTCGGCCACCATGCCGAAGGACATCGCCGAGCTGGCCGACGCCATGCTGCGCGACCCTGCCCGCGTCGCGGTGACCCCGGTCTCCTCGACCGTGGAGCGCATCCAGCAGCGCATCATCCAGGTCGACTTCTCCGCCAAGCCGGCGTTCCTCGCCCAGCTGTTGAAGCAGGAGCAGGTCAACCGAGCCCTGGTCTTCACGCGCACCAAGCACGGCGCCGACAAGGTCGTTAAGACACTCGAGAAGGCGGGGATCCCCGCCAGCGCCATCCACGGTAACAAGTCGCAGAACCATCGCGAACGGACGCTTGCCCAGTTCCGCACCGGTGAAATCCGCACGCTGGTCGCCACCGATATCGCCGCCCGCGGCATCGATGTCGACGGCATCACCCACGTCATCAATTTCGACCTGCCCAACGTGCCGGAGACCTATGTGCATCGCATCGGTCGCACCGCGCGCGCGGGTGCCGAGGGTACCGCGATCTCACTGGTCGCAGGCGGCGAGGAGCTGAGCTATCTCCGCGATATCGAGCGGCTGATCAAAGTGGCGCTGCCGCGTGAGGATCGCCGCACCGACGCCGGCCGCCGGGATGCGGGCCCTCCCCCGCAGCAGCAACGACAGGGTCGGCCGGGCCGCCCGGGCCAGCGTCCGCAAGGCGCAAGGTCTGGTGAGGGACGCCACGGTGACGGTCGCCGTGCCGACGAAAGGCATGCGGACGGGCGCCACCACAGTGCCGCCAAGCAGGGCGACGGAAGACCCGGCGAGGGACGGCATGGCGACGCCAGGCGTGCTGACGCACGGCCCGGCAGTGGCCCGAAGGCTTCGAAGGCTCCTCGTCGCGACCACACCGGCGGCAAGGCGCATTCTTCGCCAAACGGCCGTCCGGAACAGCGTTCCGCGCATAGCGCCGGGGCGTCTGATGGGATACAAGGCGTTGCCTTTTTGCGCCGCGAGAGTCGGCCGAACGGCCAACCGAACCGCAAACCCCATTCGCACTAG
- a CDS encoding cold-shock protein — MSMGTVKWFNATKGFGFIQPDDGGQDVFVHISAVERAGLGTLREGQKISYEIVADRRSGKSAADNLRSAG; from the coding sequence ATGAGCATGGGAACCGTGAAGTGGTTTAACGCGACCAAAGGCTTCGGCTTCATCCAGCCCGACGATGGCGGCCAGGACGTGTTTGTCCACATCAGCGCTGTGGAGCGTGCAGGCCTCGGCACGCTGCGCGAAGGTCAGAAGATCTCCTACGAGATCGTGGCCGACCGCCGTTCCGGCAAGTCGGCAGCGGACAACCTCCGTTCCGCCGGTTGA
- the urtA gene encoding urea ABC transporter substrate-binding protein yields the protein MHSKSTHDIAAPFSRRGVLAATAGLMLGLASISGAKAADDTIKVGVLHSLSGTMAISETTLKDTILFLIDEQNKKGGVNGKKLEAVVVDPASNWPLFAEKARELITKDKVSVVFGCWTSVSRKSVLPVFKELNSILFYPVQYEGEESERNVFYTGAAPNQQAIPAVDYLMKDEKVKRWVLAGTDYVYPRTTNKILEAYLKSKGVAQEDIMINYTPFGHSDWQTIVADIKKFGSAGKKTAVVSTINGDANVPFYKELGNQGIKAKDIPVVAFSVGEEELAGIDTKPLLGHLAAWNYFQSIKSPENEKFIKAWQTYTKNPKRVTNDPMEAHVIGFDMWVKAVEKVKSTDPDKVIDALPGIEAKNLTGGTSKMLPNHHITKPVFIGEIKANGQFDVVWKTPGLVAGDAWSKELDGSKDLVGDWVGKKCGNFNTKSNKCLGSGS from the coding sequence ATGCATAGCAAATCCACTCACGATATAGCGGCGCCATTTAGCCGCCGTGGCGTTCTCGCCGCGACCGCCGGACTGATGCTTGGTCTGGCTTCCATTTCCGGTGCGAAAGCGGCGGACGACACCATCAAGGTCGGCGTGCTTCATTCTCTCTCCGGCACTATGGCCATCAGCGAGACCACGCTAAAGGACACCATCCTCTTCCTGATCGACGAGCAGAACAAGAAGGGCGGCGTCAACGGCAAGAAGCTCGAAGCCGTCGTCGTCGATCCCGCTTCAAACTGGCCGCTGTTCGCCGAGAAGGCGCGCGAGCTGATCACCAAGGACAAGGTCTCGGTCGTGTTCGGCTGCTGGACCTCGGTGTCGCGCAAGTCGGTGCTCCCGGTGTTCAAGGAGCTGAACAGCATCCTGTTCTACCCCGTGCAGTACGAGGGCGAGGAGAGCGAGCGCAACGTGTTCTACACCGGTGCAGCGCCGAACCAGCAGGCGATCCCCGCCGTCGACTATCTGATGAAGGACGAGAAGGTAAAGCGCTGGGTGCTCGCGGGCACCGACTACGTCTATCCGCGCACCACCAACAAGATCCTGGAAGCCTATCTGAAGTCCAAGGGTGTCGCCCAGGAAGACATCATGATCAACTACACGCCGTTCGGTCATTCCGACTGGCAGACGATCGTGGCCGACATCAAGAAGTTCGGCTCGGCCGGCAAGAAGACCGCCGTGGTCTCGACCATCAACGGCGACGCCAACGTACCTTTCTACAAGGAGCTCGGCAACCAGGGCATCAAGGCGAAGGACATCCCGGTCGTCGCGTTCTCGGTGGGTGAGGAAGAACTCGCCGGCATCGACACCAAGCCGCTGCTCGGCCATCTCGCCGCCTGGAACTACTTCCAATCGATCAAGTCGCCGGAGAACGAGAAGTTCATCAAGGCGTGGCAGACCTACACCAAGAATCCGAAGCGCGTGACCAACGATCCGATGGAAGCGCACGTGATCGGCTTCGACATGTGGGTCAAGGCGGTCGAGAAGGTGAAGTCGACCGATCCGGACAAGGTGATCGACGCGCTCCCGGGCATCGAAGCCAAGAACCTGACCGGCGGCACCTCCAAGATGCTTCCGAACCATCACATCACCAAGCCGGTGTTCATTGGCGAAATCAAAGCCAACGGCCAGTTCGACGTGGTGTGGAAGACCCCGGGTCTTGTCGCGGGCGACGCCTGGTCGAAGGAGCTCGACGGCTCCAAGGACCTGGTCGGCGACTGGGTCGGCAAGAAGTGCGGCAACTTCAACACCAAGAGCAACAAGTGCCTCGGTTCGGGTTCCTGA